One Dysosmobacter welbionis DNA segment encodes these proteins:
- a CDS encoding helix-turn-helix domain-containing protein codes for MGTHKGVVARRIHTKSATEGTTLMRLQCRDLTEKNWDMLLNNAASPIHATGYTVYLENVDTLPKDLQQQVGTYIEDTKMTHRHRVISSSCCDLSAEVARGQFSSRLYLQLSGFTINVPSLAQRKEDIPAFVNMMIPQYNTALAKSTVGMEPDAMELMVEFEWPLNLVQLEKVLRQMIAASSGFYITAAEVAAVLQNEMRKVSALPPAVDLSGTLEDIERRVIEQVLREENMNQSAAAKRLGIGRSTLWRKIAGSGGK; via the coding sequence GTGGGGACCCACAAGGGCGTGGTGGCCCGTCGCATTCACACCAAAAGCGCCACGGAGGGGACCACGCTGATGCGCCTGCAGTGCAGGGACCTGACGGAGAAAAACTGGGACATGCTGTTGAATAATGCCGCGTCTCCCATTCACGCCACGGGATACACGGTATATCTGGAAAACGTGGATACGCTGCCGAAGGATCTGCAGCAGCAGGTGGGGACCTATATTGAGGATACCAAGATGACCCACCGCCATCGGGTAATCAGCTCCAGCTGCTGCGACCTGTCTGCCGAGGTGGCCCGGGGACAGTTCTCCAGCCGGCTCTATCTGCAGCTCAGCGGATTCACCATCAATGTGCCGTCTCTGGCCCAGCGGAAGGAGGATATTCCCGCCTTTGTCAATATGATGATTCCCCAGTACAATACCGCGCTGGCCAAATCCACCGTGGGCATGGAGCCGGATGCCATGGAGCTGATGGTGGAATTTGAGTGGCCGCTGAATCTGGTGCAGCTGGAAAAGGTGCTGCGCCAGATGATCGCGGCGTCCTCGGGATTTTATATCACTGCCGCTGAGGTGGCCGCGGTCCTGCAGAACGAGATGCGGAAAGTGAGTGCCCTTCCGCCGGCGGTGGATCTCTCCGGGACCTTGGAGGACATCGAGCGGAGAGTGATCGAACAGGTGCTGCGGGAGGAGAACATGAATCAGTCCGCTGCGGCCAAGCGGCTTGGAATCGGCCGAAGCACCTTGTGGAGAAAGATCGCCGGCAGCGGCGGAAAATAA
- a CDS encoding VOC family protein: MKQHYQGLGHIAVYTADMDASIAFYEKIGGSLHLRAPACSPEQQRELALVEFGGFLVELIAAPVPEGAGCIPHFAVYVDDVDQAAADLRAAGVDTFQTAEKCVMPNTFGGLENWFFTGPSGEQIELLKML, from the coding sequence ATGAAACAGCACTATCAAGGTCTCGGCCACATTGCCGTGTATACGGCGGATATGGATGCCAGCATCGCCTTTTACGAGAAGATCGGCGGCAGCCTGCATCTCCGGGCCCCCGCCTGCTCGCCGGAACAGCAGCGGGAGCTGGCCCTTGTGGAGTTCGGCGGCTTCCTGGTGGAGTTGATCGCCGCCCCTGTGCCGGAGGGTGCGGGCTGCATCCCTCATTTCGCCGTCTATGTGGACGATGTGGACCAAGCCGCCGCGGATCTCCGCGCCGCCGGCGTGGACACCTTCCAGACCGCAGAGAAGTGCGTGATGCCCAACACCTTCGGCGGGTTGGAGAACTGGTTCTTCACTGGCCCCTCCGGGGAACAGATCGAACTTTTGAAGATGCTTTGA
- a CDS encoding TraX family protein, protein MTNATAISRSRVWSVLTTPAAIPQTGPRLKTNLDTDLLKLIAIAAMLIDHIGGAFFPEVGVFRWIGRLAFPIFCYCLTVGLLYTHDVRKYLTRLGIFALVSQPFYILAFHPVGEFWANLTNWNIFFTLFLSLLGMYGLKERKWWLFALALFTVSWWNFDYSGTGIQLMLIFYLCRNRPRLGAALYLLSYLPALMNGWPEDPLCLTVGGLCIDWSIFAVFAAPLIFCATHSRIKINRWFFYAFYPAHLAAIALAGNIL, encoded by the coding sequence ATGACAAACGCCACTGCCATCTCCCGCTCCCGTGTGTGGAGCGTGCTCACCACTCCCGCCGCCATCCCCCAGACGGGGCCACGGCTGAAAACCAATCTGGACACGGATCTGCTGAAGCTCATCGCCATCGCCGCCATGCTGATCGACCACATCGGCGGCGCCTTTTTCCCGGAGGTGGGCGTGTTCCGCTGGATCGGCCGACTGGCCTTCCCTATCTTCTGCTACTGCCTGACGGTGGGCCTGCTGTACACCCACGACGTGCGGAAGTACCTGACCCGGCTGGGCATCTTCGCCCTCGTCAGCCAGCCCTTTTACATCCTGGCCTTCCACCCGGTCGGCGAATTCTGGGCCAACCTCACCAACTGGAACATCTTCTTCACCCTGTTCCTGAGCCTGCTGGGCATGTACGGCCTGAAGGAACGGAAATGGTGGCTGTTCGCCCTGGCGCTCTTCACCGTCAGCTGGTGGAACTTCGATTACTCCGGCACCGGCATCCAGCTGATGCTGATTTTCTACCTCTGCCGGAACCGGCCCCGCCTGGGCGCGGCCCTCTACCTCCTCAGTTATCTTCCGGCCCTGATGAACGGCTGGCCGGAGGATCCCCTGTGCCTGACGGTGGGCGGCCTCTGCATCGACTGGTCCATTTTCGCCGTGTTCGCCGCGCCCCTGATCTTCTGCGCCACGCACTCCCGCATCAAGATCAACCGCTGGTTCTTCTACGCCTTCTATCCCGCCCATCTGGCGGCCATCGCCCTGGCGGGGAATATCCTGTGA
- a CDS encoding TrkH family potassium uptake protein: MNYRMIGFAIGRILLVEAALLLLPMAVALGYGESPVPYLLPAALLVLCGGLLSFKKPRQASLFARDGLAVVALAWIAVSLFGALPFYISGSIESFVDCFFETVSGFTTTGATILTEVESLNRGILFWRSFTHWVGGMGVLVFVMAILPMGGDGHGMHMLRAEMPGPAVGKLVSRMSDTAKILYGIYLVMTVIEIVLLLAGGMPLFDACIHSFGSAGTGGFSSRNLSVGAYNNPYFEIVIGIFMLLFGINFNLYYFLLVRRFRDVFRSEELWAYVLIVATAVAAITLDIVHMYESVGTSLRHAFFQVSSIITTTGYATVDFNTWPTFSKAILVALMFIGGCAGSTAGGIKVARVVILQKVSVSEMRRMLHPNAVPAIQFEGKPLNERSIRGVHLFLAVYLMVFVASCLLVSLEQLDLVTTFTAVAACINNVGPGLEIVGPMGNFSSFSPWSKLLLSFDMLVGRLEIFPMLLLFAPSIWKRRLPSRRLVD, translated from the coding sequence GCGGTGGCTCTGGGATATGGGGAATCCCCTGTCCCGTATCTGCTCCCTGCGGCGCTGCTGGTGCTGTGCGGAGGATTGCTGAGCTTCAAAAAGCCGCGGCAGGCGTCTCTGTTCGCACGGGACGGCCTGGCGGTAGTGGCGCTGGCGTGGATTGCCGTGTCCCTCTTCGGTGCGCTGCCCTTTTACATCTCCGGCTCCATAGAGAGCTTTGTAGATTGCTTCTTTGAGACAGTCTCCGGCTTCACCACCACGGGGGCCACCATCCTGACGGAGGTGGAGTCGCTGAACCGGGGCATTCTGTTCTGGCGCAGCTTCACCCACTGGGTGGGCGGCATGGGTGTTCTGGTGTTCGTCATGGCCATTCTGCCTATGGGCGGGGATGGCCACGGGATGCACATGCTGCGGGCGGAGATGCCTGGACCCGCGGTGGGAAAGCTGGTGAGCCGCATGAGCGACACCGCCAAAATCCTCTACGGCATCTACCTGGTGATGACTGTCATTGAGATCGTGCTACTGCTGGCGGGCGGGATGCCGCTGTTTGACGCCTGCATCCACTCCTTCGGCAGTGCGGGCACCGGCGGCTTCAGCAGCCGGAATCTCAGTGTGGGAGCTTATAACAACCCCTATTTTGAAATTGTGATCGGCATTTTCATGCTGCTCTTCGGCATCAATTTCAATCTGTATTACTTCCTGCTGGTGCGGCGGTTCCGGGACGTGTTCCGGTCCGAGGAGCTGTGGGCCTATGTCCTCATTGTGGCGACGGCAGTGGCTGCCATCACCCTGGATATCGTGCACATGTACGAGTCGGTGGGCACCAGCCTGCGGCACGCGTTTTTCCAGGTGTCCTCCATCATCACCACCACCGGTTATGCCACGGTGGATTTCAACACCTGGCCCACCTTTTCAAAGGCCATTCTGGTGGCGCTGATGTTTATCGGCGGCTGCGCCGGTTCCACCGCTGGCGGCATCAAGGTGGCCCGGGTGGTGATCCTGCAGAAGGTGTCTGTCAGCGAGATGCGGCGGATGCTCCACCCCAATGCGGTGCCCGCCATCCAGTTCGAGGGCAAGCCCCTGAACGAGCGGAGCATCCGGGGCGTCCATCTGTTTCTGGCGGTGTACCTGATGGTCTTCGTGGCGTCCTGCCTGTTGGTGTCTCTGGAGCAGTTGGACCTGGTGACTACGTTCACAGCGGTGGCTGCCTGCATCAACAACGTGGGGCCCGGTCTGGAGATTGTAGGTCCCATGGGTAACTTCTCCAGCTTCTCCCCTTGGTCCAAGCTGCTGCTGTCCTTCGACATGCTGGTGGGACGGCTGGAGATCTTCCCCATGCTGCTTCTGTTCGCCCCTTCCATCTGGAAACGGCGGCTGCCGTCCCGCAGGCTGGTGGACTGA
- a CDS encoding sensor histidine kinase, whose protein sequence is MRDVLWQIWLNCGYFLTVAASGFFLYKLCAPFVRPRNGRFWRVLLFLTLAGSTGMVIWIGDPNLLYTLPAFFALFLLSTRGDRIGRVAVCIILFCLEMSVCALLDTYVERINRNALYDVLVRLARPLVFGPLWLLLRRRLPREPVVLSRRLWKLVLGLAAMPLCALIAVVLLTFRRYDSIEVNTVAMYQGMVVLPFVFLTSLVLLFAILILADHERLEQANRLAGLREVYYQGLRQQETQVRRLRHDLRNHLTAVRGFLEQGDEQGAIGYLDQIAGSPALRGTRRLCENEAANAVLTAKAEAMEREGVAADFAVFLPRDLPVADMDLCALLGNALDNAIEGSRGAGERRITIRCKADKGLFMLRVENTLGGAVQPDLATTKTDKAAHGFGIPGMREIAERYGGTLDAGVRDNGFELVVCLPLAGQAETL, encoded by the coding sequence ATGCGGGATGTTCTCTGGCAGATCTGGCTCAACTGCGGCTATTTTCTGACCGTGGCGGCCAGCGGCTTTTTCCTCTACAAGCTCTGTGCCCCCTTTGTCCGCCCCCGGAATGGGCGCTTCTGGAGGGTGCTGCTCTTTCTGACCCTGGCGGGGTCCACCGGCATGGTGATTTGGATCGGCGACCCCAACCTGCTCTATACGCTGCCGGCGTTTTTCGCCTTGTTCCTCCTCTCTACCCGGGGTGACCGGATAGGGCGGGTGGCGGTGTGCATCATCCTCTTCTGCCTGGAGATGTCCGTGTGTGCCCTGCTGGACACCTATGTGGAGCGGATCAACAGGAATGCGCTCTATGACGTGCTGGTGCGCCTGGCCCGCCCGCTGGTGTTCGGCCCGCTGTGGCTGTTGCTGCGCCGCCGCCTGCCCCGGGAGCCGGTGGTGCTCTCCCGGCGGCTGTGGAAGCTGGTGCTGGGTCTAGCGGCCATGCCCCTGTGCGCCCTGATTGCCGTGGTGCTGCTGACCTTCCGGCGGTATGACTCTATCGAGGTCAATACCGTGGCGATGTACCAGGGCATGGTGGTGCTGCCCTTTGTATTTCTGACCTCTCTGGTCCTGTTGTTCGCCATTTTGATTCTGGCGGATCACGAGCGGCTGGAGCAGGCAAATCGCCTGGCAGGTCTGCGGGAGGTCTACTATCAGGGCCTCCGGCAGCAGGAGACCCAGGTGCGCCGTCTCCGCCACGATCTGCGGAATCACCTGACGGCGGTCCGGGGTTTTCTGGAGCAGGGAGATGAACAGGGGGCCATCGGCTATCTGGACCAGATAGCCGGTTCCCCGGCCCTGCGGGGAACCAGACGGCTCTGTGAAAACGAGGCGGCCAATGCCGTCCTCACCGCCAAGGCGGAGGCCATGGAGCGGGAGGGAGTCGCCGCAGACTTCGCCGTCTTCCTGCCCCGGGACCTGCCTGTGGCGGATATGGATCTGTGCGCCCTGCTGGGCAACGCTCTGGACAACGCCATCGAGGGCAGCCGGGGCGCCGGGGAACGGCGAATCACCATCCGCTGCAAGGCGGACAAGGGACTCTTCATGCTGCGGGTGGAGAACACCCTGGGCGGCGCGGTGCAGCCGGATCTTGCAACTACCAAGACGGACAAGGCCGCCCACGGCTTCGGCATCCCCGGGATGCGGGAAATCGCGGAGCGCTATGGCGGCACCCTGGACGCCGGGGTCCGGGACAACGGGTTCGAGCTGGTGGTGTGCCTGCCCCTGGCAGGGCAGGCCGAAACACTGTAA
- a CDS encoding LytR/AlgR family response regulator transcription factor, with amino-acid sequence MGMLRIGICDDIYDARLVLRAALERVLEKRRVQGQFREFSSGEGLLRWLESHAGELDLVFLDMEMGELDGMETARRLRAADAGLQLVFVTGYAEHVFDGYSVGALGYLLKPPKAEQLEEVLDRAQAALVRDLDRAYICRSGDTHYRIPIANILYFVSDRRQVACVTAGREYTFYGKLDTVAAEVGADFVRIHQRYLVRTGAVDRMEGGEVVLRDGRRLPVSRSCQPSALLAFTRAELEG; translated from the coding sequence ATGGGGATGCTGCGGATCGGCATCTGTGACGATATCTACGACGCCAGGCTGGTGCTTCGGGCCGCTCTGGAGCGGGTCCTGGAAAAGCGGCGCGTTCAAGGGCAGTTCCGGGAGTTCTCCTCTGGCGAGGGACTGCTCCGCTGGCTGGAGAGCCACGCCGGGGAGCTGGACCTGGTGTTTCTGGACATGGAGATGGGGGAGCTGGACGGCATGGAGACCGCCCGGCGGCTCCGGGCGGCGGACGCCGGACTGCAGCTGGTGTTCGTCACCGGGTATGCAGAGCACGTCTTTGACGGGTACTCCGTGGGGGCCCTGGGGTATCTCTTAAAGCCCCCGAAGGCGGAACAGCTGGAGGAGGTGCTGGACCGGGCACAGGCGGCGCTGGTCCGGGATTTGGACCGGGCCTACATCTGCCGCAGCGGGGACACCCACTACCGGATCCCCATTGCCAACATTCTGTATTTCGTCTCGGACCGGCGGCAGGTGGCCTGTGTCACCGCCGGACGGGAGTACACGTTTTACGGCAAGCTGGACACGGTGGCGGCGGAGGTGGGGGCGGACTTTGTCCGCATCCACCAGCGGTATCTGGTTCGGACAGGAGCTGTGGACCGGATGGAGGGCGGCGAGGTGGTGCTGCGGGACGGCCGGCGGCTGCCGGTCAGCCGGTCCTGCCAGCCCTCGGCCCTGCTGGCCTTTACCCGGGCGGAGCTGGAGGGATGA
- the brnQ gene encoding branched-chain amino acid transport system II carrier protein, whose product MKKHLQDSLVIGFALFSMFFGAGNVIFPPYLGLESGPEWLAGFFSYFMADIGLALLAMFAILRQGSPDGITARIGRIPSTALMCAIVLCIGPMLAIPRTAATTYETSLAPLVSGFSPALFSILFFLLILLLCVRETAVVDIVGKILTPALLIGLLILIVVGVVNPIGPVGEQPLVENVAATGVEAGYQTMDVLAAIVFGYIILKSAREKGHTTPGAQLRVVSGASLVAGIGLLAVYLGLTYLGATTARFFDITVDRTFLVVSIVRNLLGQAGIILFAVVVALACVTTAVGLVSACADYFSGLSGGRVSYRTLVCVICVFSAVVSNFGLNEIIAIASPILSVVYPPTLVLIVLALFGSRIRRDWVFRLAALGALAVSLLEVVRTYTGVELAFLDLLPLASLDFGWVLPAAVCGAVGALIPGGRTAAS is encoded by the coding sequence ATGAAGAAACACCTTCAGGACAGCTTGGTCATCGGTTTCGCCCTGTTCTCCATGTTTTTCGGCGCAGGTAATGTCATCTTCCCCCCTTATCTGGGACTGGAATCGGGTCCGGAGTGGCTGGCCGGCTTTTTCAGTTACTTTATGGCCGACATCGGACTGGCCCTGCTGGCTATGTTTGCCATTCTCCGGCAGGGAAGTCCCGACGGGATCACCGCCCGCATCGGCAGGATTCCCTCCACAGCGCTCATGTGCGCCATTGTGCTGTGCATCGGTCCCATGCTGGCCATTCCCCGGACTGCCGCCACCACCTACGAAACCTCTCTGGCCCCGCTGGTGTCCGGCTTCAGTCCGGCGCTCTTCTCCATCCTCTTCTTTCTGCTGATCCTGCTGCTGTGCGTGCGGGAAACAGCGGTGGTGGACATCGTGGGAAAGATCCTGACCCCCGCTCTGCTGATTGGCCTGTTGATCCTGATCGTGGTGGGTGTGGTGAATCCCATCGGGCCGGTGGGTGAGCAGCCGCTGGTGGAGAATGTGGCCGCCACCGGCGTGGAAGCCGGCTATCAGACCATGGACGTGCTGGCGGCCATCGTGTTCGGCTATATCATTCTGAAGAGCGCCCGGGAGAAGGGACACACGACTCCCGGCGCCCAGCTCCGGGTGGTGTCCGGCGCCAGTCTGGTGGCAGGCATCGGCCTGCTGGCGGTCTATCTGGGGCTGACTTATCTGGGCGCCACCACCGCCCGCTTCTTCGACATCACCGTGGACCGCACGTTCCTGGTGGTGTCCATTGTCCGGAACCTGCTGGGGCAGGCGGGCATCATCCTCTTTGCCGTGGTGGTGGCTCTGGCCTGCGTCACCACCGCTGTGGGGCTGGTCAGCGCATGCGCCGATTACTTCTCCGGCCTCTCGGGGGGCCGCGTTTCCTACCGCACGCTGGTGTGCGTCATCTGCGTGTTCAGTGCCGTGGTATCCAACTTTGGTCTCAATGAGATCATCGCCATCGCCTCCCCCATCCTCAGCGTGGTCTATCCCCCCACGCTGGTGCTGATCGTGCTGGCCCTGTTCGGCAGCCGCATCCGCCGGGACTGGGTGTTCCGCCTGGCGGCCCTGGGCGCCCTGGCAGTGAGCCTGCTGGAGGTAGTCCGCACCTACACCGGCGTGGAGCTGGCCTTTCTGGACCTGCTGCCCCTGGCGTCTCTGGATTTCGGCTGGGTGTTGCCCGCCGCTGTCTGCGGCGCAGTGGGCGCCCTGATCCCCGGCGGCCGGACTGCCGCCTCCTGA
- a CDS encoding fumarylacetoacetate hydrolase family protein: protein MELAVVLGRDALHVREEDVGDYIFGYSVANDVSARDVQYRHKQNFLGKSLDTFFAMGPVIVTADEFPCPPALSIRSFVNGELRQNSVTDQVFFNIRHIVSELSQGMTLPAGTILITGTPAGVGMGMDPPASSSAEMWSPARSTGSVASPTPSASVLF, encoded by the coding sequence GTGGAGCTGGCCGTTGTCCTGGGCAGGGACGCGCTCCATGTCCGGGAGGAAGATGTGGGCGACTACATCTTCGGATACAGCGTGGCCAACGACGTCAGCGCCCGGGACGTCCAGTACCGCCACAAGCAGAACTTCCTCGGAAAAAGCCTGGATACCTTTTTTGCCATGGGGCCGGTCATTGTCACTGCGGACGAATTCCCCTGCCCGCCCGCGCTATCCATCAGAAGCTTTGTCAACGGAGAGCTGCGGCAGAACAGCGTGACGGACCAGGTGTTCTTCAATATCCGCCACATCGTCAGTGAGCTCTCGCAGGGCATGACGCTGCCGGCGGGCACCATCCTCATCACCGGCACCCCCGCCGGAGTGGGGATGGGAATGGATCCCCCTGCTTCCTCAAGCGCGGAGATGTGGTCACCTGCGAGATCGACGGGATCGGTCGCATCTCCAACCCCATCCGCTAGCGTTCTGTTTTGA
- a CDS encoding FtsX-like permease family protein, with product MRHFSDAYAALRRKNRGQYALLAGCSFFSVLLITAYVCMMRSPTILSVLPEGGDSRKQVMMVFVLAVIGCAVFTAYAAGLFFRQKSRETGVFLALGATRRQLQREMGKELAVISLGSCAAGAALGGPLAWGVWQLFRLFLVDSQEMALSFDPRSYLLSMVFAAYVVGMLFFLGGRSIRRTNIIDIVQESHKSEPIREVKRWYGSVGIVLVVIGALAGYLMPSFFVTVLQWYPPSGVEAVFYLPALVGMYMILLHTVVNGWRKRHKYRDIIATSMMKFQGRQTVRNMLVMTLLIAGAYFASFYAPMLNTSSTYSFSTRPVDFEYHWRNDQNWPERGEVESLASKHGVDITSWTQVDAATLGCDGTVSIEQSAGALGTTYTKEYREIQGGATYFSESAWNALTGQAVDLAPGTCANVLDDEGGSDYLSGGDVTLVTNMVTGASLSVTPAEPLCFTMLLGCYVLDDADYEILTAGLTDLWRETWVFFNVADAEASYPFADALFNEIVDRSGDDVLQMYAYDLVSAALAEEAGEVYDYDRAHIAAHGFPVIEREDRDTSEFRNYWLYMPQFRVLDQNDFVTTMAVFLVLFIFIALICFAAVIVIAFTRCMTIALTNARVYDDLRHLGAPNRYLFRSVKGQVSKVFLVPAIVGTAVISAFYLMIMYFNDNRFTPGEMAGMAVCAAVIAVLSAVLYGVYRITRRSVCRALGIQGK from the coding sequence ATGCGGCACTTTTCCGACGCCTACGCGGCCCTGCGCCGCAAAAACAGGGGCCAGTACGCCTTGCTGGCAGGGTGCAGCTTCTTCTCCGTGCTGCTGATCACTGCCTATGTCTGCATGATGCGCTCCCCCACCATCCTCTCCGTCTTGCCGGAGGGCGGCGACAGCCGCAAGCAGGTGATGATGGTGTTCGTTCTGGCGGTCATCGGCTGCGCCGTGTTCACCGCCTATGCCGCCGGGCTGTTCTTCCGGCAGAAGTCCCGGGAGACCGGCGTGTTCCTGGCCCTGGGGGCCACCCGCCGCCAGCTGCAGCGGGAGATGGGCAAGGAGCTGGCGGTGATCTCCCTGGGCTCCTGCGCCGCCGGGGCGGCCTTAGGCGGCCCTCTGGCTTGGGGCGTGTGGCAGCTGTTCCGCCTGTTCCTGGTGGACTCCCAGGAGATGGCCCTGTCCTTCGATCCCCGGTCCTATCTGCTGTCCATGGTCTTTGCCGCCTACGTGGTGGGGATGCTGTTCTTCCTGGGCGGCCGGTCCATCCGCCGCACCAACATCATCGACATCGTCCAGGAGTCCCACAAGTCCGAGCCTATCCGCGAGGTAAAGCGGTGGTATGGAAGCGTGGGCATCGTCCTGGTGGTGATCGGCGCCCTGGCGGGGTATCTGATGCCGTCGTTCTTTGTCACAGTTCTCCAGTGGTATCCCCCCTCTGGGGTGGAGGCCGTCTTTTACCTGCCGGCGCTGGTCGGCATGTACATGATCCTGCTCCACACGGTGGTGAACGGCTGGCGGAAGCGCCATAAATACCGGGACATCATCGCCACGTCCATGATGAAGTTCCAAGGCCGCCAGACGGTGCGGAACATGCTGGTGATGACGCTGCTGATCGCCGGTGCCTATTTCGCCTCCTTTTACGCCCCCATGCTGAATACCAGCTCCACTTACAGCTTCTCCACCCGGCCGGTGGACTTCGAGTACCACTGGCGGAATGATCAGAACTGGCCGGAGCGGGGTGAGGTGGAATCTCTGGCGTCGAAGCATGGTGTTGACATCACCTCCTGGACCCAGGTGGACGCCGCCACCCTGGGCTGTGACGGCACCGTCTCCATCGAGCAGAGCGCCGGAGCTCTGGGCACCACCTACACCAAGGAATACCGGGAGATCCAAGGCGGGGCCACCTATTTTTCCGAGAGCGCCTGGAACGCCCTCACCGGCCAAGCTGTGGACCTGGCCCCCGGCACCTGTGCCAATGTGCTGGATGATGAAGGCGGCAGCGACTACCTCTCCGGCGGCGACGTGACGCTGGTCACCAATATGGTCACCGGGGCCAGTCTGTCCGTTACCCCGGCGGAGCCTCTGTGTTTCACCATGCTGCTGGGCTGCTACGTGCTGGATGACGCCGACTACGAGATCCTCACCGCCGGACTCACCGACCTCTGGCGGGAGACCTGGGTATTCTTCAACGTGGCGGATGCGGAGGCCAGCTATCCCTTTGCCGACGCCCTGTTCAACGAGATCGTGGACCGCTCCGGCGACGATGTGCTGCAGATGTACGCCTACGACCTGGTAAGTGCGGCGCTGGCGGAGGAGGCCGGCGAGGTCTATGACTACGACCGGGCACATATCGCCGCCCATGGCTTCCCGGTGATAGAGCGGGAGGACCGGGACACCTCGGAGTTCCGCAACTACTGGCTCTACATGCCCCAGTTCCGGGTGCTGGATCAGAACGACTTCGTCACCACCATGGCGGTGTTTTTGGTGCTGTTCATCTTTATCGCCCTGATCTGCTTCGCGGCGGTCATCGTCATTGCCTTTACCCGGTGCATGACCATCGCCCTCACCAACGCACGGGTGTACGACGACCTGCGGCACCTGGGGGCGCCGAACCGCTATCTGTTCCGGTCCGTAAAGGGGCAGGTGTCCAAGGTGTTTCTTGTGCCCGCCATCGTGGGCACGGCAGTCATCTCCGCCTTCTACCTCATGATTATGTACTTCAATGATAACCGCTTCACCCCCGGCGAGATGGCCGGCATGGCCGTCTGTGCTGCGGTGATCGCCGTGCTTTCGGCGGTGCTCTATGGGGTATACCGCATCACCCGCCGCAGCGTCTGCCGCGCGCTGGGAATCCAAGGCAAGTGA
- a CDS encoding ABC transporter ATP-binding protein, with the protein MGPSGSGKTTLLNCISCYIPIDSGEIMLGDRQLANLSEDALAKVRNRQLGFVFQDFLLLDGLTVRENILLPAIIGGAVTGQTEARADQLCDVFGISAIRDKYPAEISGGEKQRTAVARALINHPLLILADEPTGNLDSKSSRAVIRSFEQAKESLEATIFMVTHDSFAASFCDRVVILRDGVVWRTLEKGATDRTAFQDQLLDAIRDMGKE; encoded by the coding sequence ATGGGCCCCTCCGGCTCTGGCAAGACCACGCTCTTAAACTGCATCTCCTGCTACATCCCCATCGACAGTGGGGAGATCATGCTGGGGGATCGGCAGCTGGCAAATCTCAGCGAGGACGCTTTGGCAAAGGTCCGCAACCGGCAGCTGGGCTTTGTGTTCCAGGACTTCCTGCTGCTGGACGGTCTGACGGTCCGGGAGAACATTCTCCTGCCCGCCATCATCGGCGGCGCCGTCACCGGCCAGACGGAGGCCCGGGCGGACCAGCTGTGCGATGTATTCGGTATCTCCGCCATCCGGGACAAATACCCGGCGGAGATCTCCGGCGGTGAGAAGCAGCGTACCGCCGTGGCCCGGGCGCTCATCAACCATCCCCTGCTGATCCTGGCGGACGAACCCACCGGCAACCTGGACAGCAAGTCCAGCCGGGCGGTGATTCGCTCCTTTGAACAGGCCAAGGAATCCCTGGAGGCCACCATCTTCATGGTGACCCACGACTCCTTTGCCGCCTCCTTCTGCGACCGGGTGGTCATCCTCCGGGACGGAGTGGTGTGGCGGACCCTGGAAAAGGGCGCCACGGACCGCACCGCCTTTCAGGACCAGCTGTTGGACGCCATCCGGGACATGGGGAAGGAGTGA